Within the Magnetospirillum sp. genome, the region AGGTGGCAAAATCCAGATTGAGACCCGGCAAATCGTAGCCCATAAGCAGCGGGTCGGACAGAAACGTCGACCCGAAATGAATCGCGCCGAACGGCACGACTCCGAGTTGGATCAAGTTCAGCATCTCTTCGGCGCGGATGCCGCCGCGGTCGAACGGCGTGATCTCGCCCCTTAGACGCCCGCCGGTCGCGGCCACGATACGCGACTGCCAGAAGGGCGCTTCCTTGGTCGTGTAGACCGGCTGACCCATGAGGCCGCCGACGATTCGCAGCGTGATCTTCGGCTCGGCGGCACGCGCTTGGTACGACCCTGCGAACCCAGCCCACAACAAGGCGATCGCGGCAGTCAGCAGCCAACGCATGGTTTTGACCCTTTCATGCCTGCAAGCCAAGAGTGGGGTCAATTTCAGCACCGGATCGACCTCGACGCCAGCCTCAAGCGGCGCGCATGTCCGCGGGGAAGCGCGCTACCGCGCGGCTGATCGTGCTGAATTGCCCAAACAGCGACTTGATGTCGCCGAGCTGCGGCAAAGCCGATCTCCCGAGCGCCAATTTGAGCGCCGGGTCCAGCGCAATCCCCGCAACGATCCGCGTGTCGATGCAAAAACGACCGCTCAATGCCTCAAGCGTTGCCATATTTCCGGCTTCTTCCCCACATTTGACTTACTTATAGTACAAGTGAGGCAAGTTTATCGATTAGTCAATGTGTTGGAACTGCGATCGACCGTCTCTTTAGTCGCCGTGTGAGCTTTTCTTTTGTATACTTTTGTCTATACCGAGTCCTGGAAAACCAGATCTCCATACGGACCCAGCGCGAATGTCCAACCCCGCGGACCTGGCCTCTTTCGCAGATAACACTCTGATTCTATTTGATGTTTCGAAGTCCGGAACTTTTTCGCGGTTGAAGACGCAGGGCGTTCCTGCGTGGTGGGGCCCGAGCCACGCCGACACTGCCTCCGTTTCAGCGTTGTTGGACCTGCCATCGGACTCGGCCCTGACAGCATCCATCGCAGGCATGCATGGCTCGGCGACGCACGCCACCGGGGTTGAGGCGATCCGCCTGCATGGCATCGGCGCGCGCCTCGTGCGATATCGCGTGCAGCAAAACGATACCCAAACGGACTTCGCATACCGCGTCGAATTGACGGCGGACGCAAGCCTCGCAGCGCTCGAAGAGCTGCTCGCAAAACTGCACAAAGCCTCGCACGACCTGCACACCACGTCTGCGACGGTGCTGGCCTCCGCACAGCTGCTGGCGGATGCGGCACCGCCAAGTGCAGCGAGCGCGCGCAACCGCGGTCGCATCGAGCGCGCAATCCGGGCCGCCCTCGCGGCCGACGCGGAAAATCTCGACCAAGCGCGCCGCAAGTTGGCGGCTTTGGGCGAGGCGCTGACGCGCGCGACTTAAGTGCCGAGGTCGTTTTTGACGGCGTAAAGGGCAAGTTGCACGCGATTGCGCAAGCCCGTCTTGGCTAGAATGCGCGTGACATGCGCTTTGACCGTGACTTCTTCCACCTGCAACGCGGCGGCGATCTGCTTGTTCGGCTGGCCGCAGGCAATCGCCTTCAAGATCGCGCGCTCGCGTGCCGTGAACTTCGGCGCATCAGGATGCGACGACGCCGGGGGCTGGGCCGGGGGCTGGTCGGGAAAATAGGTTCCGCCCTCGGCGATCAGCAGAATAGCTGCACGTAGCAGCGGCGGGCGCAGCGTCTTGGGCACGAAGCCCGACGCACCGAGTGCCCGCACGCGTTCGGCAGCCGGATGCGGCGCTTCGCCCGAGACAACGGCAATGGGCGCGTCCGGGGCGGCCGTGCGCAAGAGTGCGATGCCCGCACCGCCATCCATGCCCGGCATATTGAGATCGGCGACCACGAGCTGAACCGAACCCAAGCGCCCGAGTGCGGCTTGCCCTTCCGCGACCGAACCGGCCGCGATTATTTCGATCTCCGGCCGCCCGGCACGCAGGAACACGCCGAGAGCCTCGGCAAACAACGGATGGTCGTCGAGCACCAGAATGCGCATGGGGACATATTGCCAATTCCGAGCGCTGCGTCGAGCGGTGATTCGCGCGGCGGCGGCGCGATTGCAAGCGCTTCGATTGCAAGCGCTGCCGACTTCGTGCATTTTTGCCGACAGCAGAGATCGGAAGGATTGCAGCCCGCATGCAGGAGCGAGCTTCGTCGATCTACCGGAAACTGGCGGCCGATGCCGCCAGCGTGACGGCGCTGCGCAATCGACGGCTGTTCGAATGGTGGCAGGTTCGCGCGGGCGCGCGGACGATGCCACAGCGCAGCGAGCTCGAGCCGACCGAGCTCGCCTGGGCACTCGGGCATTTTTCGCTGATCGAGATCGGTGCGGACGGGCAGTTCACCTACCGCGTCGACGGGACGCATATTGCCGCACTGACCGGCATCGACATGACCGGCAAACGCGCCGATCTCTATCCGCGCGCGCGCAGCCGCCAACTGATCCTCGATTCCTACCGCGAACTTGCCGCGACCGGCCGCCCGCTTTGCATCTATATGGACACCGAGCTCGACGGACGCTGGGTCAATCTCGAGATTCTGCTGCTGCCCTTGGCCGATGCAGCGGGCCGCGTGTCGCATCTGATGTCGGCCATGGCCGCCAAGGCCGATCTGCCGCGCCGCTGACCCTTCAGGGAAAGTGTGCTGCGGCGAGAGCGCGCATTTCGTGCTCGTCGCGGCCGGGCCCGCTTGCCACCGCCCACAGATCGTAGGCCGGATGCGGGCGGCGCACGGTGGCGAGCAGCGGAAAGCCGCCATGGGCGAGCGTGTGCATCAGCACCTTCTCGGTGAAGCCGCAGCGATGCGCCATGAAGAGATTGCCGTTTTTCATCGACGGGCGATGGCCGTAGAGAATGTCGATGGCCGCGATCGGCCCCGCGGGGCTCATATAAGCGGGCTCGGTCAGCTTGCCTTCGGCCACCAGCGCGCAGACCGACTGGAGATCGGGGCAGGTCACGACCACGAACCCGTCGGGCTTGACGATACGCCGGAACTCGGCGAGGGCGAGCGGCACTTCGTGCGGATAGAGATGCTCGAGATTGTGGCTCGAGAAGATCGCATCCACTGTGCCCGTGGGCACCGCCGACATGTCGGTCATCGTGCCGACGAGATCGGGCCTGGCGTTGGGGTCGATGTCGAAGCGCAATTCGCGCCAGGCATCGGAGGCGAAGGTACGCGTGGTCTGCTGCTTGGTGTTCTGGCCGCAGCCGACATGCACGAAGGTTTTGGGCGCTTGCTGCATGGGCCTTCAAGCTGCCGTGCGCTTGGCGATCGCGTCGGCGAGCGCCACCGTGCGGCGCGCGCTCTCGACATGCAGATGCTCGACGAGCTTGCCGTCGACGACGATCACGCCCTCGTGGTTGGCGGCCGCCGCTTCGAAAGCCGCAATCACCTTGCGCGACCATTCGATGTCGGCCGCCGAGGGTCCGAAGGCGGCATTGCAGGCCGCGATCGTTTTGGGATGGATCAGCGTTTTGCCGTCGAAGCCCATGTCGGCCCCTTGGCGGCAGGCGGCGGCAAAGCCGGCATCGTCGTTGAGATCGAGATGCACGCCGTCGAGGATCGGCAGCCCGGCCGCGCGCGCGGCGAGCAGGCACAGTCCCAAGGACGGCATGATCGCGAGCCGATCTTCCGAATGGCGCGCGCGCAGATCCTTGACGAGATCGGAGGTCCCCATCACGAGGCACGCCAGATGCGGGCTTGACAGCGCGATTTCCTGCGCACGCAAAACGCCGAGCGGCGTTTCGATCATCGCCCACAAAACGACGTTTTCGGGGGCTCCTGCGGCCGCAAGCCGCAAGGCCGCATCGCGCACTTCCTTGGCACTCTCGACCTTGGGCAGCAGCACCGCATGGCAGCCCGAGCGAGCGGCGGCTTTGATGTCGGCCGCACCCAGTTTGTCGCTGAGCGGATTGATGCGCACGACCGTCTCGGCGCGGTAGCCGCCTTTGCGCAAGGCCGCGATAACCTGATCGCGCGCGAGATCCTTGCGGTCGGGATGCACGGCGTCTTCAAGATCGAAAATCAGCACGTCGGCGTCGACTTCGCGCGCCTTGTCGAGCGCCCTTTGATTGGCGCCGGGTACATAAAGTGCGGAACGGCGCGCGACGGTGCGAAAATCGGCCATGTCTGTCGGAGTCCTCCCCAAAACGAAGCCTATCCTGTCAGCCCGCCCGATGCTTTGCAAAGGGCATTGCGAGGGGAGGGGGACGTCGGCATGGCAGGGCCGAAGCGAAATCGGCTATGAAGGTCGGACATGCAGATTCTGTCCCTCCAATCTTCCGTCGCGACCGGTGCCGTCGGCAATTCGGCGGCGGTGTTTTGCCTGCAGCGCTTGGGCTACGACGTGGCGCGCATCGACACGGTGCGCTTCTCGAACCATCCCGGCCATGGCGGCTTCGCGGGTGGGCCGGCCGATGCCGCCGAGATGGCAGGACTCGTTGCCGGCATTGATGCGCGCGGGCTGTTCGCAGGCTGCCGCTGCGTGCTGTCGGGCTATCTTGGCAGCGGTGCGCAAGGGGCCGTAGTTGCCGACGCGGTCGCGCGCGCCAAACGCGCCAACCCGGCGGCGTTTTTTGCGCTCGATCCCGTGATGGGCGATCGCGGCCGCGTGTTCGTGAAGCCCGACACGGTCGATGCCGTGCGCGCGCTCGAACCGCTCGCCGACCTGCTGTTTCCCAACGCGTTCGAGCTCGCCCTTTTGACCGGCGACACGGTCGCGACTGCCGCCGAAGCGCTGGCGGCCGCACAAAAATTGCGCACCGGCAGGCCAACACGCATCGTCGTGGCAACTTCGGTGCCGCTCGCCGACGGGATCGGCACCTTGGCCGTCGGGCCTGCGGGCAGCTATCTTGCGCGATCGCCTGCCATCGACCATCCGGCCTTCGGGGCGGGCGATACTTTTGCGGCCCTTTTCCTCGCGCACTATCTGGCCGGCGACACGCTTGCCGATTGCCTTCAAAAAGCCGTTTCGGCCGTCCACACTGTTTTGACGGCAACGGCCAAGGCGGGCGTGCTCGATCTGCTTTTGGTGGCGTGCCAGCAGGATTTGGCGCATCCGCCTGCACTTTTCCCGGTCGCCGAACTTTAGTATAGGGACAATCGGGACTTTCGCAGGCCCGAACTTTCTCTGGCACAGCAGGCCGAATGCTCGAGTGGATCTTCGTCAAAGGGGTTTTGGTCGGCTTGTTGATCGCCGCACCGGTGGGCCCGGTGAATGTTCTCGTGATCCGGCGCACGCTGGTGCACGGGCGCTTGGCCGGACTGTTTTCGGGGCTCGGCTCGGCGCTTGCCGACGCGACCTTCGGCGCCATCGCCGCCTTCGGCATTTCGATGCTGCAGACCTTCCTCGAGCGCGAGCGCGATGTGGTCTCGCTCGTGGGTGCGGCCATTCTGTGCGTGATGGGCTTCAAGCTTCTCTATCGCCCACTCCCCTCGATCGCCGGCGACAAAGACCACGGCAATCTGATCGGCGACCTCACCTCGGCGTTTTTCCTCACCATCACCAATCCGATCACGGTGCTGTCGTTCCTGGCGATCTTCGCGGCCTTCGGCGTCAAATCCGACGGCACGGTGTTGGCCGACGATTGGCTGCTGATCGCAGGCGTGCTCGCGGGTGCGGCGTTCTGGTGGGCGATGATCGTGGAAGCGGTGTGCCTGTTCCGCGACCGCTTTACGACCACGGGGC harbors:
- a CDS encoding response regulator transcription factor, with the translated sequence MRILVLDDHPLFAEALGVFLRAGRPEIEIIAAGSVAEGQAALGRLGSVQLVVADLNMPGMDGGAGIALLRTAAPDAPIAVVSGEAPHPAAERVRALGASGFVPKTLRPPLLRAAILLIAEGGTYFPDQPPAQPPASSHPDAPKFTARERAILKAIACGQPNKQIAAALQVEEVTVKAHVTRILAKTGLRNRVQLALYAVKNDLGT
- a CDS encoding PAS domain-containing protein, which codes for MQERASSIYRKLAADAASVTALRNRRLFEWWQVRAGARTMPQRSELEPTELAWALGHFSLIEIGADGQFTYRVDGTHIAALTGIDMTGKRADLYPRARSRQLILDSYRELAATGRPLCIYMDTELDGRWVNLEILLLPLADAAGRVSHLMSAMAAKADLPRR
- a CDS encoding methyltransferase domain-containing protein, producing MQQAPKTFVHVGCGQNTKQQTTRTFASDAWRELRFDIDPNARPDLVGTMTDMSAVPTGTVDAIFSSHNLEHLYPHEVPLALAEFRRIVKPDGFVVVTCPDLQSVCALVAEGKLTEPAYMSPAGPIAAIDILYGHRPSMKNGNLFMAHRCGFTEKVLMHTLAHGGFPLLATVRRPHPAYDLWAVASGPGRDEHEMRALAAAHFP
- a CDS encoding CoA ester lyase, producing MADFRTVARRSALYVPGANQRALDKAREVDADVLIFDLEDAVHPDRKDLARDQVIAALRKGGYRAETVVRINPLSDKLGAADIKAAARSGCHAVLLPKVESAKEVRDAALRLAAAGAPENVVLWAMIETPLGVLRAQEIALSSPHLACLVMGTSDLVKDLRARHSEDRLAIMPSLGLCLLAARAAGLPILDGVHLDLNDDAGFAAACRQGADMGFDGKTLIHPKTIAACNAAFGPSAADIEWSRKVIAAFEAAAANHEGVIVVDGKLVEHLHVESARRTVALADAIAKRTAA
- the pdxY gene encoding pyridoxal kinase yields the protein MQILSLQSSVATGAVGNSAAVFCLQRLGYDVARIDTVRFSNHPGHGGFAGGPADAAEMAGLVAGIDARGLFAGCRCVLSGYLGSGAQGAVVADAVARAKRANPAAFFALDPVMGDRGRVFVKPDTVDAVRALEPLADLLFPNAFELALLTGDTVATAAEALAAAQKLRTGRPTRIVVATSVPLADGIGTLAVGPAGSYLARSPAIDHPAFGAGDTFAALFLAHYLAGDTLADCLQKAVSAVHTVLTATAKAGVLDLLLVACQQDLAHPPALFPVAEL
- a CDS encoding LysE family transporter, whose translation is MLEWIFVKGVLVGLLIAAPVGPVNVLVIRRTLVHGRLAGLFSGLGSALADATFGAIAAFGISMLQTFLERERDVVSLVGAAILCVMGFKLLYRPLPSIAGDKDHGNLIGDLTSAFFLTITNPITVLSFLAIFAAFGVKSDGTVLADDWLLIAGVLAGAAFWWAMIVEAVCLFRDRFTTTGLAWANRIAAYIILAFAVGVVGEVALRFWGYL